In Streptococcus uberis, a single window of DNA contains:
- the ruvA gene encoding Holliday junction branch migration protein RuvA codes for MFDYIKGQLTKITAKYIVVEANGLGYIIYVANPYSFSDSVNQTLTIYLHQVIREDAHLLFGFHTENEKDVFLKLISVSGIGPMTALAIVAVDDNEGLVAAIDNSDIKYLMKFPKIGKKTAQQMILDLSGKFVTIPEGGQAQQTPKVKGNQQLDEAIEALLALGYKATELKKIRAFFEGTDDTAEQYIKSALKMLMKG; via the coding sequence ATGTTTGATTATATCAAAGGTCAATTAACAAAAATTACAGCAAAATATATCGTCGTTGAAGCAAACGGATTAGGCTATATTATTTATGTCGCTAATCCCTATAGTTTCTCGGATAGTGTCAATCAGACGCTTACAATCTACCTTCATCAAGTTATTCGTGAAGACGCACATCTCCTTTTTGGGTTTCACACAGAAAATGAAAAAGATGTTTTTCTAAAGTTGATTTCAGTTTCAGGAATTGGTCCAATGACTGCCTTAGCAATTGTTGCAGTTGATGACAACGAAGGATTAGTGGCAGCAATCGATAATAGCGATATCAAATATTTAATGAAATTTCCGAAAATTGGAAAGAAAACCGCACAACAAATGATATTGGATTTATCAGGTAAATTTGTAACCATTCCTGAAGGCGGACAAGCTCAGCAAACGCCAAAAGTCAAGGGTAACCAACAACTTGACGAGGCAATCGAAGCCCTTTTAGCATTAGGATATAAAGCAACCGAGCTTAAAAAAATCCGTGCCTTTTTTGAAGGAACAGATGATACCGCAGAGCAATACATCAAATCGGCTCTTAAGATGCTTATGAAAGGCTAA
- a CDS encoding MDR family MFS transporter, with translation MQEFLSLSRQIQIRQLVRFITITLASSIFPFMAMYYTTYFGTFWTGFLMMFTSLSGFLGTLYGGHLSDALGRKKVVTIGSVGTSIGWLLTIFANIPGHIYPQITFLGILLVDVASCFYAPAYEAMLIDLTDLSNRKFVYTINYWFINIGVMFGAGLSGLFYDKHFLELLIALFLANIMCFVIASLVFKETKPKEIAFSHNSGIFDTWKNYKQVLKDRAFVTFTLGSILFSCIWLQMDNYVPVHLKLYFQKTSLLGMTITGSKMLSLMVFTNTLVIVIFMTLMNKITEKWNLLTQLVLGSLLFTVGMLLSFTFTNFWGIWLSVLLFTFGEMINVPANQVLRADMMDQSKIGSYTGFISMAQPLGSILAGLFVTVSHFTGPFGVQCLFTLTALTGIYLIVLSAKMKEKV, from the coding sequence ATGCAAGAATTTCTTTCCTTATCAAGGCAAATTCAAATTCGTCAATTGGTACGATTCATCACAATAACATTAGCTAGTAGTATTTTTCCTTTTATGGCTATGTATTATACAACCTATTTCGGAACTTTTTGGACAGGCTTTTTAATGATGTTTACAAGTCTGTCAGGTTTCTTAGGAACTTTGTATGGAGGACATCTATCAGACGCATTAGGTCGGAAAAAAGTCGTTACTATTGGTTCTGTTGGGACAAGTATTGGCTGGTTACTCACGATTTTCGCTAATATTCCAGGTCATATATATCCTCAGATAACTTTTTTAGGTATCTTATTGGTGGATGTGGCTTCTTGTTTTTATGCTCCTGCATATGAGGCAATGTTGATTGATTTAACAGACCTTTCTAATCGAAAATTTGTTTATACCATTAATTACTGGTTCATTAATATTGGTGTCATGTTTGGAGCGGGATTATCAGGTTTATTTTATGATAAGCATTTCTTAGAATTACTGATAGCACTTTTTCTGGCAAATATTATGTGTTTTGTCATTGCTAGTCTTGTTTTTAAGGAAACCAAGCCTAAGGAAATAGCATTTTCGCACAATTCAGGTATTTTCGATACTTGGAAAAATTATAAACAGGTTTTAAAAGACAGGGCTTTTGTCACCTTTACATTAGGTTCCATCTTATTTTCCTGTATTTGGTTGCAAATGGATAATTACGTCCCTGTTCATTTAAAACTCTATTTTCAAAAAACCAGTTTATTAGGGATGACCATAACGGGATCAAAAATGTTATCACTAATGGTTTTTACGAATACATTAGTGATTGTGATTTTTATGACGCTCATGAATAAAATCACTGAAAAATGGAATTTGTTGACACAATTAGTTTTGGGATCACTTCTTTTTACGGTAGGCATGCTTTTGTCTTTTACCTTTACTAATTTTTGGGGTATTTGGCTCTCCGTTTTACTGTTTACCTTTGGAGAAATGATTAATGTCCCAGCTAATCAGGTATTAAGGGCAGATATGATGGATCAAAGTAAAATTGGTTCATATACAGGATTTATATCAATGGCCCAGCCCTTAGGCTCCATCTTAGCAGGCCTCTTTGTAACGGTTAGTCACTTTACAGGTCCATTTGGCGTTCAATGTTTGTTTACCTTAACAGCACTAACGGGTATTTATTTAATTGTGTTATCAGCAAAAATGAAAGAAAAGGTTTAA